In Pseudoliparis swirei isolate HS2019 ecotype Mariana Trench chromosome 11, NWPU_hadal_v1, whole genome shotgun sequence, a genomic segment contains:
- the LOC130201147 gene encoding adult enhancer factor 1-like, with protein sequence MHYIQLRMRRSKMESEEPPVSVSVSPGEKMRLLVKQRVHAAVEESSGLLDTLTAAYEDTVSPLREHERHASDVQQLLVVKEEVLSEQQVWSSSLDQVHPEPPLVKEEQEDQENPEPPHIKEEQEDQENPEPPYIKEEQEDQENPEPPHIKEEQEDQENPEPPHIKEEQENPEPPHIKEEQEELWTSQEGEQLQGLEEVGLKFSFTPVKSEAEEEGQSSQLHQRQTEQMEIEADGDDCGGPEPARNADPDRPPDPDEKTGDSSEPDTDDSVDWKKTREPQPGLNSQNNDDISVSDSKCSSSEKLFSCSICKTSFAQSSHLKRHMLTHTGEKPFSCSVCKTCFRERGTLKSHMLTHTGEKPFSCSVCKRCFTLNSHLKKHMLAHTGEKPFSCSVCKTCFRERGTLKCHMLTHTGEKPFS encoded by the exons atgcactacatccaactgcgcatgcgtcgttcaaagatggagtccgaggagcctccggtgtcggtctccgtgtctccgggagaaaagatgaggctgttggtgaagcagcgagtccacgcggccgttgaagagtcttctgggctgttggacacattgacagcagcttatgaggacaccgtgtctccGCTCAGAGAACACGAGCGACACGCATCAG atgtccagcagctgttggtggttaaagaagaggttctttctgagcagcaggtctggagctccagtctggaccaggtgcatccagagcccccgctagttaaagaggaacaggaggaccaggagaaccctgagcccccccacattaaagaggaacaggaggaccaagagaaccctgagcccccctacattaaagaggaacaggaggaccaggagaacccagagcccccccacattaaagaggaacaggaggaccaggagaacccagagcccccccacattaaagaggaacaggagaacccagagcccccccacattaaagaggaacaggaggaactctggaccagtcaggagggagagcagcttcaagggctggaggaggttggtctcaagttctcattcactcctgtgaagagtgaagctgaagaggaaggtcagtcctctcagcttcatcaaagacaaactgaacagatggaaatagaagctgatggagatgattgtggaggaccagaaccagccagaaatgcagatccagatagacctccagatcctgatgaaaagactggagactcttcagaaccagatactgatgactctgttgattggaaaaagaccagagaacctcaacCAGGTTTAAACTCTCAGAATAATGATGACATTTctgtcagtgattcaaaatgtagttctagTGAAAAACTTTTCAGCTGCTcaatctgtaaaacatcttttgcgcagagcagtcatttaaaaagacacatgttaactcacacaggagagaaacctttcagctgctcagtctgtaaaacatgttttagagagagaggaactctaaagagtcacatgttaactcacacaggagagaaacctttcagctgctcagtctgtaaaagatgttttacactgaacagtcatttaaagaaacacatgttagctcacacaggagagaaacctttcagctgctcagtctgtaaaacatgttttagagagagaggaactctaaagtgtcacatgttaactcacacaggagagaaaccgtttaGCTga
- the LOC130201133 gene encoding involucrin-like, whose protein sequence is MSKAQMLRGLVNRRLTAAAQEICGLFEGTIAEYEEELCSLKEENERHRKLLHAVFNPEVRLQRSDVQQLLVVKEEVPFEQQVWSFCLDQVHPEPTLVKEEQADQENPEPPHIKEEQEDQENSVPPHIKEEQEDQDNPELPHIKEDQENPEPPHIKEVHEKLWTSQEGEQLQGLEEAGLKFSFTPVKSEAEEEAQSSQLHQRQTEPMEIEADGDDCGGPEPARNADPDRPPDPDEKIGDSSEPDTDDSVDWKKTREPQAVRGRVLGAADPAG, encoded by the exons ATGTCTAAAGCCCAAATGCTGAGAGGTTTAGTCAACCGgcgactcactgcggctgcgcaggagatctgcgggctgtttgaaggaacgatcgcagagtacgaggaggaactgtgtagtttaaaagaggagaacgagcggcaccggaagctgctgcacgccgtgttcaacccggaagtccggTTGCAACGATCAG acgtccagcagctgttggtggttaaagaagaggttccttttgagcagcaggtctggagcttctgtctggaccaggtgcatccagagcccacgctagttaaagaggaacaggcagaccaggagaaccctgagcccccccacattaaagaggaacaggaggaccaagagaactcagtgcccccccacattaaagaggaacaggaggaccaggacaaccCTGAGctcccccacattaaagaggaccaggagaacccagagcccccccacattaaggaGGTACATGAGAaactctggaccagtcaggagggagagcagcttcaagggctggaggaggctggtctcaagttctcattcactcctgtgaagagtgaagctgaagaggaagctcagtcctctcagcttcatcaaagacaaactgaaccgatggaaatagaagctgatggagatgattgtggaggaccagaaccagccaggaacgcagatccagatagacctccagatcctgatgaaaagattggagactcttctgaaccagatactgatgactctgttgattggaagaagaccagagaacctcaagCAG tccggggtcgggtcttgggggcagcagacccagcaggctga